DNA from Ignavibacteria bacterium:
GGAAACTTTATTGCGAAGCGCTTTCAGCTCGTCTGCTTTCTGCATCAGCTTTAAACGTTCTGTATCGATTGCAAGAATTGCATCAATTTGTGATGCGTCCTCGTTTCTTGTTTTCAGTTTTTGTTTTACAGTATCGGGATTATCTCTTATTAGTTTTATGTCGAGCATATATTAGTATTCTTTATTCAAAATATTAAAAAAGAGATTCTTCGCTTTGCTCAGAATGACACATAATAAAATAATTAAAACAACATAACGTTGACCCTGAAACAAGTGACCCAAAGGGTACCCCAGGGTGACAGTGGTGGGTTTAACACACCCCGCCGCTTCGCGGCACCCCTCTTGAGAGGGGAATTTTTATGTTCTTCCCCTTAATACTGGGATTCCCGCCTTCGCGGGAATGACTTCAATTTTTATTTTAGGGTGATAAGAGTATTTACTTAACACACCCCGCCGCTTCGCGGCACCCCTCTCGAGAGGGGAATTTTTATGTTCTTCCCCTTAATACTGGGATTCCCGCCTGCGCGGGAATGACTTCAATTTTTTAGAATGAGAAAAGAAATTTAATATCCTAATTGAACTTTTAATAACCTTAATGCTTCAAGCGAGTCCATCGGCTTGAAGCCAAGCTCGGTTTGAGCTTTGAGTGTTACAAGCCCTGAGTTCAATGGTCTCGGAGCAGGTTGATTCAACTCTGAAGTTAGAATTTTTGAAACCAAAGCTTTTTTGAACTTGAATACTTCACAGACTTTCATAGCAAAGTTGTATCGAGAAAGTATGTCGCGACCTGCAATGTTGTAAATCCCCGTGCATCCTTTTTCTATAGCTTTAAGGGTTCCATAAGCAAGGTCATCGGAAATTGTAACGTTTCCAATCTGATCTGTCACGATGTTAACGGGCTGTTCGTGTTTTAATTTATCAATCATCCAGAGGGCAAAATTCGGTTTTATGTTATTACCGATTCCAAACAAAACCATAGTTCGTAAAATCAGATAATTTATTCCGCTTGTTATGAGAGCATTTTCGCTTGCAAGTTTTGAACGACCATAAAACGAAATCGGATTGGGTTTATCTTTTTCCGTATAGGGTCCGTTTTTTCCGTCAAAGACATAGTCGGTTGAGTAATGAACAACCTTTGAGTTATTGCTTCGCGCCGCAATGATTAAGTTTTTCACAGCATCAACGTTTACTTTCCAGCAAAGCTCGCGCTCTGTTTCACACTTATCAACGTCGGTATATGCTGCGCAGTTAATAATTACTTTTGGTTCATAAAACCCGATTAGTTTTTTTACGTCTTCTTTGTTCGTAATGTCGAGCTTTTCATATTGATGTCCAAGATCAATAAGCGGAGCCGGTTCGATTCCGCTTGTTATTAACTGATGGTCTGATTCACGCGTGAAAATTGATATGATTGTTTGTCCTAATAATCCGTTTGCACCTGTAACAAATATTCTCATTTTAATTTTTTTAAGTCTCCTATTCCCTGTAAAGATGTCTTATATGATGCTATCCTGTTTGCATAGTGCATGCTTTTTGTGAAGTCATTGTTTTTTGAATAATCCAGTGTGAACGCAGAAGCAAAAACATCACCACAACCTGTCGCATCAAGATAATGAGGGTTGTCGATTGCGCATATATCCTGTTTGTCGAGGTCAATGAATTTTTCATTATTAAAAACTTTTTCTTTCATAGTGTAGCCGGATAAACCATCTGCTCCGCGTGTTACGATTAACCCTTTGACATCCTTCCTTGAGTTAATCAGTACTTCTTCCGCAATATGATATTCTTTCCTTTTCTCTTTTGTGAGAACTTTGATTTCGTGTTCATTCATCTGTAAAGTTGTAACGCTTGTGCACCATTCAAGCCAGTCATCGTTATGGATATAAGTTCTGGAACCGTCTTTATGAGTCTGCATAACAAGATTATGAACATCAAGATGAATTTTTTTTGTAAAGTTATTTTTAATCTGCTTCATTGTATCTAACGTTATGTCGGCACCTGAAATCATATTAATTAAAACCGCATCAGCAAGCTCAAGAAATGGTTTTATTTTTTCAAATTCGATACTTAGCATTGGCGATGTTGAAGATTCCTGCCGTTCAGATTTTGTTGTATCAGTATAATCCAGATTGACCTGTCTTGTCGGGAATTTAGTTTTATTAATGCCGGTAGTATTAATATTCGGATAATCACCTAACAAAGAGATAATATTGTCATATTCATCTTCACCCGCGTTCATAACAGGATATATAACATCATTTTTATCTGCAAGAACAGACATTGCTATGAGGGAATATATAATTCCTCCAAAGCTTTTAAATGTATCACCGTTTTTCTTGATGACAAAATCAACACAAGGTTCGCCGATTACAATGTAATTCAATTTAAATATGTATTTAATTCTGAAATTTTTTAATTGCTTTTAGCAAATCGAATATTAAGAAGAAACTTTTACACGCCAAAACACTATAAATAATAGTTATAGTATAAAATTAGCTTAAAATAAGCATTAATTCTGCTTAAAAAACGGTTTAGTTTAAACAGTTCAAATAATAAATGAATTGAAAATATTATCTATAAAGACAATTTTAATTTAAAGAAATCGAATGAAATTATTTTTCAATCATAATATAAAAAAATTATCACTTACGGTTTTTGTATTTTTGGTGTTCGGAGCATTACAAAATACATATTCACAGGATTTGCTTGCAATTGTTAATGTTAATGACCAGACTCTTCCTATTGAAGCCCGCGAGCGTCTGAAACAATTTAAAACTCAGGTTGAAGATTATCTTAACCGTAACAAATGGCATGATGAACCGATACCTCCTGTCAAATGCACGTTTGAATTTAACTTTACAGGTACAAACGGATTTGACCAATATAATACGCAGTTATTTGTGGTTGCACAGAGGGAAATTTACAGAAAAAATAAATCAGACCCGATAAAATACACAACAACATTAAGAATACTTGATGAACGTGTTAATTTTAATTATTCACGCTCTATGCAGTTCATGAAAAATGACGTTATATTTGACCCTCTTTTAAGTCTGCTGAATTACTATGCATATCTTATCATCGGATTTGACGAAGATTCTTATTACCCCAAAGGAGGCACAAAGTATTTTCAAAAAGCTCAGGATATTTGTAATAAACTAATGACCGACAAAACCGGATGGACTGAAACAGGCGGCGGTTCCAAACCATCAAGATTACAGCTTGTTCAGGAACTAACCAATCCGAGATTTGAAGATTTCAGAAAAAGTTATTTCGAATATCATTGGATGGGGCTTGATTCGCTTGCACTCAACAAAACCAATGCATATCAATATATTTTGAGAGCGGTTGAGAAAATTTCTGTCATAAAGAAAAAGGAAATTAAGGCATTTAATGCGGATATATTTTTTGATGAAAAGAGTGTAGAAATTGCAGAGACATTTCTCGATTACGGAAGCAAATCGGTTTATGATAAACTAATACAATATGACCCGACGCACCAAAATACTTATATAGAATATAAGAACCGGTGATGTCTCAAATTGTGAAGCTGTGAAATGTGAAGAGCCAATTTTTTAATAAATTTGTTTTTCTCACCTCAATAATTTTAATTTAATAATTTTAATTTAATTTTATAGATTTATGGTGCAGATTGAGCTGTTATCATTAAAAATCCCCAACAGATACGGTGATAATCTTATAACCGATTTTCGTTTTATGAAAACACGGCTTGATGATTTGATGCCTCTTGTAATTTTTTGTCACGGGTTCAAGGGATTTAAAGATTGGGGCTGCTTTCCTTATATGCTTGATAAAATCGCAGCTGAAGGAAATTTTGTTGTGAGCTTTAATTTTTCATACAATGGGGTTGGAGAAGAAGGTAATGAGCTGACAGAGTTTACGCGCCTAGACAGATTTGCAGAAAATACTTTTACGCGTGAGCTTGAAGATTTGGAAAGTGTTATTGATTATCTTGAAAATCACCGT
Protein-coding regions in this window:
- the rfbD gene encoding dTDP-4-dehydrorhamnose reductase, with the translated sequence MRIFVTGANGLLGQTIISIFTRESDHQLITSGIEPAPLIDLGHQYEKLDITNKEDVKKLIGFYEPKVIINCAAYTDVDKCETERELCWKVNVDAVKNLIIAARSNNSKVVHYSTDYVFDGKNGPYTEKDKPNPISFYGRSKLASENALITSGINYLILRTMVLFGIGNNIKPNFALWMIDKLKHEQPVNIVTDQIGNVTISDDLAYGTLKAIEKGCTGIYNIAGRDILSRYNFAMKVCEVFKFKKALVSKILTSELNQPAPRPLNSGLVTLKAQTELGFKPMDSLEALRLLKVQLGY
- a CDS encoding carbohydrate kinase family protein, which produces MNYIVIGEPCVDFVIKKNGDTFKSFGGIIYSLIAMSVLADKNDVIYPVMNAGEDEYDNIISLLGDYPNINTTGINKTKFPTRQVNLDYTDTTKSERQESSTSPMLSIEFEKIKPFLELADAVLINMISGADITLDTMKQIKNNFTKKIHLDVHNLVMQTHKDGSRTYIHNDDWLEWCTSVTTLQMNEHEIKVLTKEKRKEYHIAEEVLINSRKDVKGLIVTRGADGLSGYTMKEKVFNNEKFIDLDKQDICAIDNPHYLDATGCGDVFASAFTLDYSKNNDFTKSMHYANRIASYKTSLQGIGDLKKLK
- a CDS encoding DUF4835 family protein, whose product is MKLFFNHNIKKLSLTVFVFLVFGALQNTYSQDLLAIVNVNDQTLPIEARERLKQFKTQVEDYLNRNKWHDEPIPPVKCTFEFNFTGTNGFDQYNTQLFVVAQREIYRKNKSDPIKYTTTLRILDERVNFNYSRSMQFMKNDVIFDPLLSLLNYYAYLIIGFDEDSYYPKGGTKYFQKAQDICNKLMTDKTGWTETGGGSKPSRLQLVQELTNPRFEDFRKSYFEYHWMGLDSLALNKTNAYQYILRAVEKISVIKKKEIKAFNADIFFDEKSVEIAETFLDYGSKSVYDKLIQYDPTHQNTYIEYKNR